A genomic stretch from Candidatus Eremiobacteraceae bacterium includes:
- a CDS encoding MIP family channel protein, producing the protein MLLRQALVAEFVGTFFLVFAGTGAIVIDAITRSVTHVGVALVFGLVVTALVYALGHISGAHFNPAVTIGFWSAGEFQGFRVPWYVVAQLLGAIAASSAMRLMFGPIAGLGATLPNGATSTSFWLELLMTSLLVLVVLGSAVHGRAIKSFAGIAIGSTIALDALFGGPISGASMNPARSLGPALVAGIWHAQWIYVVAPIAGSILAVVVYKLIADAAPAAASGASDAEESARTAR; encoded by the coding sequence GTGCTTCTTCGCCAGGCCCTGGTCGCCGAATTCGTCGGGACTTTTTTCCTCGTGTTCGCCGGTACCGGGGCGATCGTCATCGATGCGATAACCCGCTCGGTCACCCACGTCGGCGTCGCCCTCGTCTTCGGTCTGGTGGTGACCGCGTTGGTGTACGCCCTCGGTCACATCTCTGGAGCACACTTCAACCCCGCCGTGACGATCGGTTTTTGGAGCGCCGGAGAGTTCCAGGGTTTTCGCGTGCCTTGGTATGTCGTCGCTCAGTTGCTGGGCGCCATTGCAGCCAGCTCCGCGATGCGGCTGATGTTCGGACCTATTGCCGGCCTCGGCGCGACACTGCCGAACGGTGCCACAAGCACCTCGTTTTGGCTCGAGCTCTTGATGACGTCACTGCTGGTCTTGGTCGTCCTGGGTTCAGCGGTGCACGGCCGAGCGATCAAGAGCTTTGCGGGCATCGCTATCGGCAGCACCATCGCGCTCGACGCGCTGTTCGGCGGTCCCATTTCGGGAGCGTCGATGAATCCAGCTCGCTCTTTGGGTCCGGCGCTGGTGGCCGGGATATGGCACGCGCAATGGATCTACGTGGTCGCGCCTATTGCGGGTTCGATCCTCGCAGTCGTCGTCTACAAACTGATCGCGGACGCAGCCCCGGCGGCGGCTTCCGGGGCTAGCGACGCAGAGGAGAGCGCGCGCACCGCACGATAG
- a CDS encoding arsenate reductase ArsC encodes MATDRTKTLVDQALSGASNLYAEFKGLYSMETIRRFLEENADTLVNCKVTVYLPIFACRFTRERLTAMAQVAGSIPKTMPEVLFVCTHNAGRSQIAAAILDAKAKGKVHVRSAGSTPGDAINPVVIEAMSEIGLDLSKEFPKPMTDDVVQAADAVITMGCGDACPIYPGKKYEDWDVEDPAGKDLMTVRRIRDDIVGRVDRLILELAPADQTS; translated from the coding sequence ATGGCGACTGATCGTACGAAGACGCTCGTCGACCAAGCCCTATCGGGGGCTTCGAATCTCTATGCCGAATTCAAGGGTCTGTACTCCATGGAGACGATCCGGCGATTCCTTGAAGAGAACGCAGACACGCTCGTGAACTGCAAAGTGACCGTGTATCTGCCCATCTTCGCGTGCAGGTTCACGCGCGAGCGTCTTACGGCCATGGCACAAGTCGCCGGCAGCATCCCCAAGACCATGCCGGAGGTGCTCTTCGTCTGCACCCACAACGCCGGGCGCAGTCAGATCGCCGCTGCCATCTTGGATGCGAAGGCCAAGGGAAAGGTCCACGTGCGGTCAGCAGGCAGCACGCCGGGCGATGCCATCAACCCGGTCGTCATCGAGGCCATGTCAGAAATAGGACTCGACCTGAGCAAAGAGTTCCCCAAACCGATGACCGACGACGTCGTGCAGGCAGCAGATGCGGTGATCACGATGGGTTGTGGCGATGCGTGTCCCATATACCCGGGCAAGAAATACGAGGATTGGGACGTCGAGGACCCTGCCGGCAAGGACCTGATGACAGTTCGCCGGATACGCGACGACATCGTCGGGCGCGTCGATCGGCTGATCTTGGAGCTCGCGCCGGCCGACCAGACGTCGTAG
- a CDS encoding ArsI/CadI family heavy metal resistance metalloenzyme, whose amino-acid sequence MKTHLSLSTRDLDASVKFYRTLLAAEPAKHYEDYALFLTYEPALELALSRDPDTKVSSDAHYGIAVDAPDAVEFAIDRLRAAGLAVDVETGETCCYARQDKVWATDPDGRRWETYYVIEETAERNGGDMSCCGGDGDGD is encoded by the coding sequence ATGAAGACGCACTTGAGCCTTTCCACGCGCGACCTCGATGCCAGCGTCAAGTTCTACCGCACCTTGCTGGCCGCCGAACCCGCCAAGCACTACGAAGATTATGCCCTTTTCTTGACATACGAACCGGCTCTCGAGTTGGCTCTGTCGCGAGATCCCGACACGAAGGTCTCGTCAGATGCCCATTACGGCATAGCCGTCGACGCTCCGGACGCGGTGGAGTTTGCGATCGACCGGCTGAGGGCAGCCGGCCTCGCGGTCGACGTCGAGACCGGTGAGACGTGTTGTTACGCGAGACAAGACAAGGTGTGGGCGACCGACCCGGATGGGCGGCGCTGGGAGACCTACTACGTGATCGAAGAGACCGCCGAGCGCAACGGCGGGGACATGTCGTGCTGCGGAGGTGACGGTGATGGCGACTGA
- a CDS encoding metalloregulator ArsR/SmtB family transcription factor, with translation MAEKRCAPKPPRVTDTGPGAALFRALADPHRLHIFAMIAAAGDDVCVCDINEGVPLLQPTVSHHLKILRDCGLVVGARRGTWVYYRLADGAGERVRQAVAAILPRVLAREDEPLAERHVRRKRRVA, from the coding sequence ATGGCCGAAAAACGATGCGCGCCCAAGCCCCCTCGCGTCACCGACACCGGGCCAGGGGCGGCGTTGTTCCGCGCATTGGCGGACCCGCATCGGCTCCACATCTTCGCCATGATCGCCGCCGCCGGCGATGACGTCTGCGTGTGCGATATCAACGAGGGTGTGCCGCTGCTGCAGCCTACCGTGTCGCACCACCTGAAGATCCTTCGGGATTGCGGCCTCGTCGTCGGCGCGCGCCGCGGGACCTGGGTCTATTACCGTCTGGCCGACGGAGCAGGAGAGCGCGTGCGTCAGGCGGTCGCCGCAATTCTGCCGCGCGTCCTCGCTCGTGAAGACGAGCCGCTCGCCGAGCGCCACGTCCGGCGCAAACGCCGCGTCGCATAG